The Phaeobacter gallaeciensis DSM 26640 genomic sequence GCCGGGGAGAGGTGGCTATCGCCAGCGCGGATCCCATGCAGGCGCCCCGGATCGCGCCGAATTACCTATCGACCGAAGGCGACCGTCAGGTGGCCGTGGCGGCCATCCGGCAAGCGCGGGCGATTATGGGCCAGGGGGCCATGCAGCGTTATGCACCGCAGGAGCTGAAACCCGGCGGCGGTTCGGATGATGAGGCGGATCTGATGCAGGCGGCAGGCGCGATCGGGACAACCATTTTTCATCCGACCTGTACGGTACGAATGGGCGCGGAGGAGGCGGCCCCGGTGGACGGCGCGCTGCGTTTGCGCGGAGTTGGCGGGCTGCGGGTGGTTGATGCCAGCGTGATGCCAGTGATTCCCAGCGGCAATACCAACGCGCCGACGATCATGATTGCGGAAAAGGCAGCTGACATGATTTTGAGCGATCATCGCGGGTAATTGGTGGCTCGGGCTGCATGCCCCCTTGCGTCTGCCGCCAATATTCGATTCCCTGTTCCGATCCGGCTGGCGCGTGGCTTGCGGGATGCGCTGGCCCTTTCAGGGACCAGAGGGGCTAACAGCACTTATCGCTTGCCTGAATGTGACACGAAACGATCACATCCGCCTGATACTGCCGCGTGACTGACCATTGAACGACCAAGGAGCCTTAGCGTGACCAGCGACCATGACCCTGATTCCTTTGACTGGCTGGACGCCGAACTTCAGGACACGCTGGACGAGGATTTCGAGATCGAATTCGCCGAGCCGATGTTGTCGATGGAATTGCGCAAGATCTATCGCTCGCAGCATCCTGAGATGCTGGATCGCAAGGTCTATTTTAGCAATCTTCTGCGGTTGCAGGCTGAGCTGATCAAAGTTCAGGATTGGGTCCAGCACACCGGGGCCAAGGTCTGTATCCTGTTTGAGGGGCGCGACAGTGCCGGCAAGGGCGGGGTGATCAAGCGGATTACCCAACGTCTGAACCCGCGTGTGGCGCGTGTGGTTGCACTGCCGGCTCCCAGTCGCCGTGAGCAGAGTCAGTGGTATTTTCAGCGTTATGTGCCCTACCTGCCGGCCGCAGGTGAAATCGTGCTGTTCGACCGCTCCTGGTATAATCGGGCCGGGGTGGAGCGGGTGATGGGCTTTGCCAGCGATGATCAGGTCGAGCAGTTTTTTCAGGACGTCCCCGAATTCGAGCGGATGTTGGTGCGGTCGGGCATTATCCTGCTGAAATATTGGTTTTCCATCACCGATGAGGAGCAGCAGCTGCGGTTTCTCATGCGGATCCACGACCCGATGAAGCAGTGGAAGCTATCGGCAATGGATCTGGAGAGTCGCATCCGCTGGGAGCAGTATACCAAGGCCAAGGAAGATATGTTCGAGCGCACCAATATTCCCGAAGCGCCCTGGTATATTGTGGAAGGGAACGACAAGAAGCGTGAGCGGTTGAACTGTATCGAGCACCTTCTGACCAAGATCCCCTATTGCGATGTGCCAAGTGAACGCGTGTCGCTGCCGGATCGCGAATATAAGCCCGACTACGAGCGCAGGGTGCTGCCGGATGATCTCTATGTGCCCAAGATTTACTGACCAGAGCTGACGTGGCCGCCGCACTGGAAACGGGCACAAATGTGCCATGCTGGCGTTTTCTGCGCGGGGATGAGGCGGGGAAGAAGGAACCCGGAGCGGCAAATGCCTTGGTTGTAAGGGGGTAAGACAAGCGCCTGATGGGGGGGAGACGCTGCCTGCTCCGGGTTAGACCATCGGGTGTTCCAAATCCGATGGAGCGGGCAGCTGCTGGGGAAACGCGTCAGCCTGCCCGTGCATTAACCAGAGTAGCGCAGTTTGCTCAAAACGAACACACGCAATGCGTGTAATTTTCGATAAAATATTAAGTTTATAGGTGGCGGATTGTCGCACTCGCTATTTATGGGGAGGCCAAAAACGACAAACCCCCGCGGCTGAGCCTCGGGGGTCGTCATTTTGCGTCCAGAACTGCGGACAAAGGGCTCAGAGGAGGCCTTCGCGCTGTGCTTTCTTACGTGCCAGTTTACGGGCACGGCGAATCGCTTCAGCTTTCTCGCGCGCTTTTTTCTCGGACGGCTTCTCGAAATGTTGCTTGAGCTTCATTTCACGGAAGACGCCTTCACGCTGCAGCTTTTTCTTCAGGGCACGGAGCGCCTGATCGACGTTGTTGTCGCGAACACTAACCTGCATGTGGTTTTCACCACCTTTCTAAGTTGAGTTGCAAGGATTTGCAGGAAGTGGCCATATAGCAAGGTCGCCCTAGCTTGTCCAGTACCGGGCCAGTCGGCGGTTAGGCCATTGTGGCGATCGACGGCGGCGCGTCAGTGAGACGATTGGCCGGGTGGATATTGCCCATGTGACATCAGATATCCTGTGTAAACAGATGCGATTGCAATTAGTAAGACGTGAAATTTCGGAAGGCGAGACCATGACGATTGAGGATCACACCGACCCGCGCACAGAGCCTGAGGCGGGAGACATCACCGGGCAATTGCTGGATGCAGCTCTGTTGCATGTGCCCTTTGATGGTTGGAGCGCGGCGACGTTCGCTGCAGCTGTCGAGGACGCAGGGATCACGCCAGCGCTGGCCGAGGCGCTGTGTCCGCGTGGGGCGGTGGATCTGGCCGTTGCCTTTCACAAACGCGGCGATCAGTTGATGCTCGACCGTCTGGCGGAAGAGGACATGACCGGCCTGCGGTTTCGCGACAAGATCGCACGTGCCGTGCGGTTGAGGTTGGAAGTGGTCGATGACAAGGAAGCGGTGCGCCGCGGCACCACGCTGTTTTCCTTGCCGCAATACGCGGGCGACGGAGTTCGCCTAATCTGGGGCACGGTCGATGCGATCTGGACTGCACTGGGCGACGCATCTGAGGATATCAACTGGTACACCAAACGCGGC encodes the following:
- the ppk2 gene encoding polyphosphate kinase 2; protein product: MTSDHDPDSFDWLDAELQDTLDEDFEIEFAEPMLSMELRKIYRSQHPEMLDRKVYFSNLLRLQAELIKVQDWVQHTGAKVCILFEGRDSAGKGGVIKRITQRLNPRVARVVALPAPSRREQSQWYFQRYVPYLPAAGEIVLFDRSWYNRAGVERVMGFASDDQVEQFFQDVPEFERMLVRSGIILLKYWFSITDEEQQLRFLMRIHDPMKQWKLSAMDLESRIRWEQYTKAKEDMFERTNIPEAPWYIVEGNDKKRERLNCIEHLLTKIPYCDVPSERVSLPDREYKPDYERRVLPDDLYVPKIY
- the rpsU gene encoding 30S ribosomal protein S21 codes for the protein MQVSVRDNNVDQALRALKKKLQREGVFREMKLKQHFEKPSEKKAREKAEAIRRARKLARKKAQREGLL
- a CDS encoding COQ9 family protein, with amino-acid sequence MTIEDHTDPRTEPEAGDITGQLLDAALLHVPFDGWSAATFAAAVEDAGITPALAEALCPRGAVDLAVAFHKRGDQLMLDRLAEEDMTGLRFRDKIARAVRLRLEVVDDKEAVRRGTTLFSLPQYAGDGVRLIWGTVDAIWTALGDASEDINWYTKRGSLAGVYSATVLYWLGDDSLEHQASWEFLDRRIDNVMQFEKLKAQVQSNPLLKPLLVGPNWLAQQIKAPGTRDDLPGSWSAPRR